One Echinicola strongylocentroti DNA window includes the following coding sequences:
- a CDS encoding restriction endonuclease subunit S: MKIKDIFHFEKGSLQSTKATPGDYDFITAASDWKTHNEFTHDCEALIFAAAASGSLGRTHYVNGKFISSDLCFIITPKDPDKYPVDLKFYHLIFEAFKDEIVRNTKSGTSKESIGLTVFGKYELPYYDIDKQINTRKKFVNAQDSTNKIDTELNHQLEILKQLRQAFLKEAFQGQLVAQHSNEEPASELLAKINAEKERLVKEKKIKKQKPMHAISEDEIPFEIPDSWYWCRIDYIADIGTGATPLTSNDSYYKNGTIPWITSSATNNLFINEAEKHITQKAIDETNCKVYPPGTLVVAMYGQGKTRGQISELLIHAATNQACATISFYLDEIILRKYVKLFFQKIYLEIRELAYGGAQPNLNLGKIKNTLVPIPPLTEQHRIVSKLDMLIAYCDELEKGISESQLENELLLKQVLTESLGLTLKKVEPIEISSKKVEITSKFDPNTTLMEIVELLKKHGKLHAEELWKMSKYPNDIDAFYAELKKQIELNKVVKESNEKGYLELV; encoded by the coding sequence ATGAAAATAAAGGACATATTTCACTTTGAGAAAGGTTCATTACAAAGTACCAAGGCAACACCTGGAGATTACGATTTTATTACAGCAGCATCGGATTGGAAAACTCACAATGAATTTACTCATGATTGTGAAGCACTCATATTTGCGGCAGCTGCTTCGGGTTCTCTTGGAAGAACTCATTATGTAAATGGAAAATTTATCTCAAGTGATTTGTGTTTTATAATCACACCTAAAGACCCAGATAAATATCCTGTCGATTTAAAGTTTTACCACCTAATTTTTGAGGCCTTTAAAGACGAAATAGTAAGAAATACAAAATCTGGAACATCAAAAGAGTCAATCGGACTAACTGTTTTTGGCAAGTATGAGCTCCCTTACTATGATATTGATAAACAAATAAATACAAGGAAGAAATTTGTAAATGCACAAGACTCGACAAATAAAATAGATACTGAACTCAATCATCAATTAGAAATACTCAAACAGCTTCGCCAAGCCTTTTTGAAAGAAGCATTTCAAGGTCAATTAGTTGCTCAACACTCCAATGAGGAACCAGCTTCCGAACTCCTAGCGAAAATTAACGCTGAAAAGGAACGGTTGGTAAAAGAGAAAAAAATCAAGAAACAAAAACCAATGCATGCTATAAGTGAAGATGAAATTCCTTTTGAAATTCCTGATAGTTGGTATTGGTGTAGGATAGATTACATAGCAGATATTGGAACGGGTGCCACTCCTTTGACATCTAATGATAGTTACTATAAAAATGGTACTATCCCATGGATAACAAGTTCAGCAACAAATAATCTATTCATTAATGAAGCTGAAAAACACATTACACAAAAGGCTATTGATGAAACAAATTGCAAAGTATATCCTCCTGGCACTTTAGTAGTAGCAATGTATGGTCAAGGGAAAACTAGAGGTCAGATATCAGAATTATTGATACATGCTGCAACCAACCAAGCTTGTGCTACAATATCATTCTACTTAGATGAGATTATTTTAAGAAAATACGTAAAGCTCTTTTTTCAAAAAATCTATTTGGAAATAAGGGAACTCGCATATGGTGGAGCTCAACCAAATCTTAATCTAGGTAAAATAAAAAATACTTTGGTTCCAATACCTCCTCTTACGGAACAGCACCGTATTGTATCCAAGTTAGATATGTTAATAGCGTATTGTGATGAACTAGAGAAAGGGATTAGCGAAAGTCAACTGGAGAATGAGTTATTATTAAAGCAAGTACTAACTGAATCTTTAGGTCTGACGCTCAAAAAGGTAGAACCTATTGAGATATCTTCTAAAAAGGTAGAGATAACTAGCAAATTTGACCCAAATACAACGCTCATGGAAATTGTAGAACTATTAAAAAAGCACGGTAAACTTCATGCCGAAGAATTATGGAAAATGTCAAAGTACCCAAATGACATTGATGCTTTCTATGCAGAATTGAAAAAGCAAATAGAGCTTAATAAAGTAGTAAAAGAAAGCAATGAAAAAGGCTATTTAGAACTCGTATGA